A single genomic interval of Lathyrus oleraceus cultivar Zhongwan6 chromosome 7, CAAS_Psat_ZW6_1.0, whole genome shotgun sequence harbors:
- the LOC127101798 gene encoding pentatricopeptide repeat-containing protein At1g55890, mitochondrial, with translation MYRILHRSFCTIAEESTTSIKSISQDLYKEQNLKTLVDKFKKASDIDRFRTKAGIYEDTVRRLARAKRFRWVRDIIEHQKTYTDIGNEGFSARLITLYGKSKMDRHAQKLFDEMPQRNCTRSVLSLNALLAAYLHSKKYDVVEKLFRDLPVQLSVKPDLVSYNTLIKALLEMGSFDSAVAVVEEMEKEGVKTDLITFNTLLDGLYSKGRFEDGEKLWGKLGEKNVVPNIRTYNARLLGLAMVKKTGEAVEFYEEMEKKGVKPDIFSLNALIKGFANEGNLDEAKKWFGEIGKSEYDPDKATYSIIVPFLCEKGDLKTVLEMVKEIFYTHCRVDASLLQVVVDKLLSESMVSEAKEIVEQGKTNKYCRYKLNLPADE, from the coding sequence ATGTATCGCATTCTCCACCGCAGCTTCTGCACCATTGCCGAAGAATCAACCACCAGCATCAAGTCCATTTCACAAGACCTCTACAAAGAACAAAACCTCAAGACACTCGTTGACAAGTTCAAGAAAGCTTCTGACATCGACCGCTTCCGTACAAAAGCCGGCATCTACGAGGACACCGTCCGCCGCCTCGCCAGAGCTAAACGCTTCCGATGGGTCCGTGACATCATCGAACACCAGAAGACTTACACCGACATAGGCAATGAAGGTTTCTCAGCGCGTCTCATTACGTTGTATGGGAAATCCAAAATGGATAGACACGCACAGAAGCTGTTTGATGAAATGCCTCAGAGAAACTGTACCCGTTCTGTGTTATCTCTTAATGCTTTGTTAGCTGCTTATCTTCATTCCAAGAAATATGATGTTGTTGAGAAGCTTTTTAGGGATCTTCCTGTTCAGCTCTCTGTGAAACCTGATTTGGTTTCTTATAATACTTTAATAAAAGCGTTGTTGGAAATGGGTTCTTTTGATTCTGCTGTTGCTGTGGTTGAGGAGATGGAGAAGGAAGGAGTGAAAACTGATTTGATCACGTTTAATACTCTGCTTGATGGGTTGTACTCAAAGGGTCGTTTCGAGGATGGTGAGAAACTGTGGGGGAAATTGGGTGAGAAGAATGTTGTTCCTAATATCAGGACTTACAATGCAAGGTTGTTGGGGTTGGCTATGGTGAAGAAAACTGGTGAAGCTGTTGAGTTTTATGAGGAAATGGAGAAAAAGGGTGTCAAGCCTGATATTTTTAGCTTGAATGCTTTGATCAAAGGTTTTGCGAATGAAGGGAACTTGGATGAAGCTAAGAAGTGGTTTGGTGAAATTGGGAAATCTGAGTATGACCCTGATAAGGCCACTTATTCAATAATTGTTCCTTTTCTGTGTGAGAAGGGTGATTTGAAAACCGTCCTTGAGATGGTTAAGGAGATATTCTACACTCACTGCCGTGTTGATGCATCGTTGCTGCAAGTTGTGGTGGACAAACTGCTGAGTGAGTCAATGGTTTCAGAGGCCAAGGAGATTGTGGAACAAGGGAAAACAAATAAATACTGTCGCTATAAGCTAAATTTGCCTGCAGATGAGTGA
- the LOC127102779 gene encoding transcription factor DYT1: protein MLKESIIEDAITYVKKLQGDVNKLTQELQAMEAEENLERKINKVSDAEEMKKWGIQEEIHVEKTDGTKLWIKMIIEKKRGRFNKLMEVMNDLCIEMTDISVTTIKGAYMITTCLKNLGGEPFDVDQAKYWLQDIIKII from the exons ATGCTCAAAGAAAGTATTATTGAGGATGCTATTACTTATGTCAAGAAGCTTCAAGGTGATGTTAATAAACTCACACAAGAGCTTCAAGCAATGGAAGCAGAAGAAAACTTAGAGCGGAAAATAAACAAAGTTTCTGATGCAGAAGAGATGAAGAAATGGGGGATACAG GAAGAGATTCATGTGGAAAAAACTGATGGGACTAAACTGTGGATTAAGATGATCATTGAGAAAAAGAGAGGGAGGTTCAACAAATTAATGGAAGTTATGAATGATTTATGCATTGAAATGACAGACATTAGTGTTACAACTATAAAAGGAGCATACATGATTACAACTTGCTTAAAG AACTTGGGAGGTGAACCATTTGATGTTGATCAAGCCAAGTATTGGTTGCAAGATATAATCAAGATCATTTAG
- the LOC127104935 gene encoding uncharacterized protein LOC127104935, which translates to MSLTPRSHVSIFLLVILFTLSLTGTAPEESPLLEILRNHGLPAGLFPQSVKSFELDQMGRLEVHLERPCLAQYETTVFFDTVVRANLSFGQLKVFEGMSREELFLWLPVKDIIVTDQSSGLILIDIGFALKRLSFSRFEEPPICRSRQGLSFGMGGRKGKGWLNSFQIWGFSI; encoded by the exons ATGTCTCTGACACCAAGATCTCATGTTTCCATTTTCCTTCTTGTCATTCTTTTCACTCTTTCTCTCACAGGAACAGCTCCCGAAGAATCCCCCCTACTTGAGATTCTCCGCAACCATGGCCTCCCAGCAGGACTCTTCCCTCAGAGTGTGAAATCATTCGAATTGGACCAAATGGGTCGTTTAGAAGTACACTTGGAGCGTCCTTGTTTGGCTCAGTATGAAACAACAGTGTTCTTCGACACTGTTGTTAGAGCAAACCTTAGTTTCGGACAGCTTAAGGTTTTCGAAGGCATGTCTCGTGAAGAGCTTTTTCTATGGCTTCCGGTTAAGGATATCATTGTTACTGATCAATCTTCTGGTCTCATTCTCATTGATATTGGTTTTGCACTTAAACGACTCTCTTTCTCTCGTTTTGAAGAACCCCCAATTTGTAGATCTCGTCAAG GTCTTTCTTTTGGTATGGGTGGAAGGAAGGGTAAAGGATGGCTTAACTCTTTTCAAATTTGGGGTTTCTCTATATGA